The window CGCCAGGGCGGCCTCGATGTCGATATCGCCGCTGAACGAGTCGAAGACCGCTGCAAGGAGTCCCCGGTGGGAGACGCGGAGCCTCGCGGCCGGGCCATCGAGGCCACACGCATCGAGCGCCGACGCCGCGAGCGACAGCAGCTCGGCGTCGGCATCGGGGCCGCCCCCGGTGTGGATAGCCGCCGTGCGGTGGAACTCGCGGCGGTCGTCGGCACGGACGCCGGCTGCCCGCCAGCAGGGTCCCGTCGCCCGCCACCGCCCCGACTGCTTCGGGTCGGCGTCGTCACCCGCCGTGACCGCTCGGGCGAGTGCCATCGTCAGCTCCGGGGCCAGAACCGTCTCCTCCTCGGTGTCGTCAGTGTCCTCGTCACCGTCGTGGGCCAAGCGCTCGCCCGACTCGTCCGCCGGGTCGGCGACTGAGAGGAGCCCCCCGTGGCCGTGGTCGGCGTACCGGCTCGCGGGGGCCAGCGTCGGGTAGTCGACCGGCTGGTACTCCTGCCGACGCAGGGTCGTCTCTAGGCACTGCCGGACGGGGCGCGTGGTCGGCTCGGTCGTGTCTAGGTTGGTCATAGGTGTGTGGCGACCGGTCGCCCGCCGGGCGGCCCCGGTGGCGGCCGTCGTCCTGAAACGCTCCGCGAGACATAAAAAGGAATACCCGAACCCGTTCGCCCCGGCTTCCCGCCCACTGGGCGCCGGCTTCCCGGTATATCCGGAG of the Haloglomus salinum genome contains:
- a CDS encoding ATP phosphoribosyltransferase regulatory subunit, giving the protein MTNLDTTEPTTRPVRQCLETTLRRQEYQPVDYPTLAPASRYADHGHGGLLSVADPADESGERLAHDGDEDTDDTEEETVLAPELTMALARAVTAGDDADPKQSGRWRATGPCWRAAGVRADDRREFHRTAAIHTGGGPDADAELLSLAASALDACGLDGPAARLRVSHRGLLAAVFDSFSGDIDIEAALAATATHDTTTEAYHDALVDAGMNYGQADTLAELVGVGITDLDALADLTGSEAVRSAVDDLRTVLDAAGEVVERVEVSLAALPDRPYDTGITVRVPGTADGHPPAVLGGRFDARFGASGASAAEPRPAVGFEFDHPALARLRSQAE